A segment of the Pongo abelii isolate AG06213 chromosome 16, NHGRI_mPonAbe1-v2.0_pri, whole genome shotgun sequence genome:
GTTTCTCAGGACTTGAAAATGACTTGGCTGAACTAAAGGTAAAAAAGCCAAGCCTCTGTCACTTTTCCTAGACTCCTAGGCACAGCTATGGAGTCTTTGTACAGTGCCCATACCCTAAAAATTAACAATGAAAACCAAACCTCAAGAACCTAGAGCAACTCTCTACTTGCCACCATGGACTCCAGTGGTCAGCAGAAGAAAAGCAGATAGTTGCATTCTATTTAGTTTATAGCTGCTTTGTTCCTTTGTGTTTCACTAAGCAGAGGCTCAAGAACTCCCTTGATAACTTCAGCTGCCTCTGTTCTTTTCCTCAAACTCCAGGATGAGACCTTTAATGTGGGACAATTTCTGGTGAAGGTACTCACAGCGACGCTTTTCTTCTCTGTAACCTGGGTACCGCTGCAGAGAAAAAGCATCCatgtcaaaaagttaaaattctcATTCTACCTTGCTTCCGTTCTCAGACCTTGTCTTACCTTCCTGAACTTTTTATATTCCTGGACTATCTTGTCTTCCAGCACCTGAAACAGAAAATACTAGCACTGAGTTCAACATTAAGAAATAAGAGAGGggcggccaggcacggtagctcatgcctgtaatcccagcactttgggcggctgaggcaggcagatcacgaggtcaggagattgagaccatcctggctaacacagtgaaacccgtctctactaaaaaaatacaaaaaaattagctgggcatggtggcaggcacttgtagtctcaactgctcgggaggccgaggcatgagaatggtgtgaacccgggaagcggagctcgcagtgagccgagatcacgctactgcactccagcctgggcaaccgagtgagactgtctcaaaaagaaaaaaaagagagaggggccaggcacagtggctcacacctgtaatcccagcactttggcaggctgaaggtgggtgaatcacttgaagtcaggagttcaagaccagcctggccaacatggtaaaaccctgtctcctaaaaatacaaaaattagctgggcatggtggcacatacctataatcccagctattcggaaagctgaggcatgagaatcgctttagcctaagaggtggaggttgcagtgagccaggattgcgccactgcactccagcttgagagacagagctagactgtctcaaaaaaaaaagaagggaagtaACTTCCCTTCTCATTCTACCAAATGATACAATGATACAGACTAACTTTTCCCTTCAAACAGGTTTCTTTGTCCCTTTGCTTAGTCACTTTATAAACACAGGCGTATGGATGGTTAGCAGGGGTTTAATGGCCAGTAGAGCTGGAAAGCCAGGCTGGGTCCTGTCCTTACCTTGTATTCCGGAGTTCCTTGCTGAACTCTTTTAATCTCTGCTCCCAGCTCTATGAACCTTTGGCTTGCAGTCCCAACACGGGCATGCAGGATGCGGTATTCAGCATAATCTGTCTCAAAGTCCTGCTCATAGGCATGTTGCTGTTCTGCACTGTGGATGGCCCTGTATTGCCTGCCAGGAGCAGAGAGTTGTCACCTTCAATTTCATTGCCCTGAGAAGCCCCCAGCTTCCAGGAAGTGTATCTTAATATATGCACAAGGCTTGATGAAATTGGAAAAAGGGAACTCACAGGATGTAGTCTGGTACATCTTCAGGATTTGGGGATTCAGAATCtaggaaggaagcaagaaaacACAAGTGATTATACGTCTTTTCCACTGGCATTTTTACCCTCCTCTCATTAACTCACCTTCTTGAACTGAGGAACTGTGTTCTAATCTGGGGTCCATGTCCTCATCGTCTTGCTCCCAATCTTCTCCCTCTTGTAAATCCTGATTGGTCAGGCCTTGTAGGGGGCTTGGCGCTAAAGGCAGAGTTCTGAACCTCTTTTCTTCTCGTTCTACAGTGGCTACAGGCACTGAACGTTTCTGTTGAGGAAAATATCTGTGTGACATAAACAGCCAAGAGCTTCCTAAATATGTTCTTCTCTCAAGAATTCctcctaggctgggcacagtggctcatacctgtaatcccgacCGTTTCAGAGGCTcaggtggggggatcgcttgagcccaagatttcaagactagtctgggtaacatagtgagaccctatctctacaaaaaaatcataaaatgagcctggtgcagtggcacacaccagctgaggagggagaatcgagcccaggagttcaaggctgtggtgagctgtgatcataccacaacactccagcctgggtgactgagtgagaataagaagaaaaaaaaaaaggatggcttgagccgaggagtctccagcctggggaacagagagaccttgtctctaaaaaaattccTCCCATATAACGAGCTTCCAATTTCTAAATTTTAGCTTGACTAAAAGTGCTTTTCAAAATAGTCTTTGCCACTGTTTAATTATATtaatgttacaaaaaaaaaagcccttgcCATTCTAACTTACCTTGTCCAGACGTTTCCGGCTGGCAGAGGAAGGCAGTGCCTGAACAGGTTCTCTGTTTGGAACATGGGTCTGGTTTCTAGGATATTTTAAGGGAATGGGACAGATGAAGACCAGGGTAGGAGGTGGAACTGGATCTTTTATTACAACATTTAAGAGTGGAGATTAGAAAGGAAGACAATGCCAAAGCTTCCCATGTTAGTCCCACCCCATCCAAAGTACCTCACTTCCCACTGTGCCATGTGCTCCCTTGAGGATCCTGGGAGTGACTGTCCTTGGTCGCTTGCCAGTGGATCTGACACTGACACCTGGTGGGGAAAGTGGCAGGAGCACTTGGTTCCCTGGAGTACTGGGATACTTTGGACTTCAGGGTTTGCCCCACCTTATCACAACTCCCTGCAGTTTCTGGCCTCACCCACCTCCTCTAGTGCCATCTGTGGCTGTGATACTGCATCTCCTTCAGAATAGTCTCCTGTGTTCTGCCAACTCTCAGGATGTCTGGCATCTTCAGTCAGGTTGTGTCCCTGAACTGATGATGGGGCTGGGATAGAATCCATGGCTGCCCAAATAATGAGGCGCTCCCTGAGTGAGCCCAGGCAGTGGAGGCGGTTAGGCCCAGACCTGGAAAGGGATGGTGGAAAAAAATAGGAAGGTGGAGAGCTCTTAAGCACCTCTCCACATTTCCCTCCCCCACTTTCCACAAACCCTTTCTTGCCTGCTACCTGTTCCCCCTTACCTGAGGAAGTGTTGGCACACAAGGTCCAAGCTACCACCAGCGCCCTCCTGGCAACACTGGGACACTatgaaggagaagaggcaggacCAACCAGGGCCTGGGAGTCTCAGATACTGGGGGTGGAAGGATACGGTAAGCCCCATGAAGTCAGCCCCTCCCCCTCCTACCGCCGCCACTCGTCCGGGAGCCAGTCTAAGTAAGACTAAGACGCGTCCCACAGGGCTCGTTAGCACACCAGGTGCAGCTGGGCCTGAGTTccccaggaggctgaaacagCACAGTCCCCTCAAACCACAGCCCCCTGGGACAACCCCAGCAGCCTCCTCGCCCCACTTGGAGTTCAGTTCTCGGAACTACCTCAGACCGTGACCATTCGCAGCCTCCGGCCCCGACCGCATCTTCCACCTCCAGCCCACGTTTATGCTCCCTCGCCCTCACCTCGCTCACACACCCTGAGCTCGCACTTACCCCTCGGTGGCCTTGGAAAGCAATCACCGGCCGTACCTGCGGGGAGAGCGAAGATGTGACCGTTGAGCGCAGGTGAAGCGGTGTCCCCTGGATCCGGCGTCCGGAGCCCGGGATCACCTGCCTAGCGGGCTTCACTTGGAGAGGTGGGGAGGCCAGAGCTTGCGGAAGCCGCTCCCTCTCCCCTGCACCTTCTCCAGGGTCGCCGGCTGAGGCCCAGGGTCCCTAGGGGCAGGGACTAGGGAAGAAGGGGGCCGGCCGTACCTGTTGCCGCTGACACTCTTGCAGCGCCCGCAGCGCAGCGTCGTTGAGCCTGAGCAGTAAGAGGCTAGTCCGGGCAGCTGGCGTGAAGCAGAGCCGGAGCTGTCCTCTCAGGGGCTCCTGGAGCTCCTCCATGGCGACGAGTTCGAGTGCAAGTTGCACGGGGGCCACAGGCGAGGGCCACCACCGCCACCTCCCCTGTTCAGGGTTTGGTTGGCACACCCGGTAACCCACGTCTGCTCCACCCTCCGCCAGGAAGGAACCCGCCCCCGGCCCCACCTCCCGCCAGCGCCACCCCAAGGTTTCCCAGCCGCGTGGGCGGCGCTTCGCTCTCCCAGGCCAACCACCCGGACCTCGGCGCTTTCTTCTAGGATCGGCATGAATCGCTTTGGGCTATCGCAAGAGCTATCCCCAGTTCTCGGGAGAAAGAGTCCGCGACCAGCGTCTGACCTCTCACTCAGAGTTCCcagtcctgcctcagtctccccagcgaCCCTGAATTTGGAGTTGCTGTCTCTAAGTGAAAGCTGAACCTGCAACCCCTTGAGGGTTTCAGCCGCAGAGGGGCGGGAGAAAGGGCCTGGTTGGTAGGCGGGCTCAGCGGTTCGCGCCCAGTTAGCCTCGAGCTTCGGAGACCCGAGAGACCAGAGGATGGCTGACCCGAAGGGGCACCCGAGACAGCACCTGGGCTTTTTCCCGCCCGCGGTTCCACTGCTCTGAAACCGATTTCTAACAGAGAGGTAATTGGGCCGTGCGGTTGTAGTGGCAGCAGTGAAAGTTGGCTGTCACCGACTGGAGCGCCCCCAGTTGGTGGGCAGGGATACGGGCGCGGGTAGTGGCAGGAAAGTTGCAGGGCAGAGAGCCAGAACCCAGTCCTAGGTCTCACCTCGTGGCCTAAACACGCGTCAGAGTGGTGAGACCGCTCCCTGAGGAGGGCCAGGAGCTGCCATGAAGTCGCCAGGCATTCCAGAGGGCCAGATCCTGGTGCACTGAGACCCCAGCACCAACCTCTGGCCAGCCCTTGGTGTCTCCACTTGTTCCTGTTTGATTATGTTTCCCAAGAGCCCTGATGTTGTCCTGTTTCCTAAACAGGATCCCTCTGTTAAATCCCTGGACCTGCACAATCCCCGGGAACCTTAATGTcctctactacaaataaaataacctatacatttgtcaaaactcattaaaaaaatacattttttttttttttttttttgagacgaagtctcgctctgtcgcccaggctggagtgcagtggcacgatctcggctcactgcaagctccgcctcctgggttcacgccattctcctgcctcagcctccctagtagctgggactacgggcacccaccaccacgcctggctaatgttttgtatttttagcagagacgggtgtttcaccgtgttagccaggatggttttgatctcctgacctcgtgatccacccgcctcggcctcccaaagtgctgggattacaggcgtgagccaccgcgcccggctaatacacataaaatttgtatgtaaattatacttcaataaagttgaTCTTTAAAATCTGTgctatttctgtttctctgtggcAATATCCTAATTGGATAAACAGTTGTGGTAATGGATAAAGCTGTTCTCTTAGCTGgacatggcagtgcatgcctgtagtcccagctactcaggaggctgaagcaggaggatagcttgaatcCATGaatcaggctgcagtgagccatgttttcaccactccacttcagcctgagcgacagagagagaccctgtctcaaaaaaagaaaaaaaaaaaaaaaaaaaaaaagaggctgggtgtggtggctcatgcctgtaatcccagcattttgggaggccgaggcaagtggattacctgagctcaggagttcgagaccacccagggcaacatggtgaaaccctgtctctactaaaattacaaaaaaattaaccgggtgtggtggtgcacacctgtagttccagctacttgagaggctgaggcaggagaatcgcttgagccccagaggcgaatgttgcagtgagctgagatcacgccactccactccagcttaggctggagtgagactccatctcaaaaaaaaaaaaaaaaaaaaagaaacctgagtTTTGCTCAATATGGGGACAGAGAAATAGGAGTCATGGTGGAGGAAATAGGATCAAGAAAAAGTTTTAAGATGGGAGAAATAGCATGTTCCATGttgacagaaataatttttagaacaTCTCCAAAATTTTGATGGTGTAGGAGATTTACTTCAGTAGTGCCCTTGAATAGGTTTGAGGTCATAAGATCTATTCAGGATTGGCTAAAGCCTAAAGGTAGGAGTTTGGCAGTTCGTTTATGGTAACAGGCCACAGGCAGAGAAGGTGGGTGTAAGTGTAGAGGTTAGGTAGATGTGGTGGGagtctgaaaatttttttctgattgcttCCATTTTTCTCAGTGAAGTAGGAAGCAACTGAGAGATAGGATGAGGGAGGAGTGATTGGGGTTGAGGCGTGAAAATAGTGTGAAACAGTTGCCTGTAAGTGTGAGAGAGTGAATAAGTTAGGAATGTGTCAAACACTAAGGACTGATGATAaatctgaggcttagagaagcagAGATTCTAAACCTGGGCCTACAGATCATACAATTCAGGGAATCTGTGAacttggaagggaaaaaaaattacatatttatttatttatttatttatttttgaggcaggtgtccctctgttgcccaggctggagtgcagtggcacaatcatagttcactgcagccttgaactcctggggtcaagcagtccacccacctcagcctccttcatagctgtaactacaggagcatgccaccatacctagcaatttttaaaattttttgtagagacaggatcttgccatgttgcccaggctggtctcaaactcctggcctcaagtgatcctcccacctcagcctcccaaagtgctgagatttacaggcatgagtcaccatgcttaGCCAAAATTACATCTGTATTTTCACTAACTTTTAACAGAAATTTAGCATCTCCTTTAATTATGAATGTAGGCAACAAATCACTGGTACTGGCAGTAATTGCAATGTTCTTACTAATAGAAAtaacagatattttcattttacattacaAGTGTTGAAGATACATCTAAATATTGTTTGCATTCAGCACACTTTGTAATTATAATTGATAGTTTTTCTTTATGAACCCAtgtgatttttgaaaatttaaaaaatgtttatttattttctt
Coding sequences within it:
- the ELL3 gene encoding RNA polymerase II elongation factor ELL3 (The RefSeq protein has 1 substitution compared to this genomic sequence); this encodes MEELQEPLRGQLRLCFTPAARTSLLLLRLNDAALRALQECQRQQVRPVIAFRGHRGYLRLPGPGWSCLFSFIVSQCCQEGAGGSLDLVCQHFLRSGPNRLHCLGSLRERLIIWAAMDSIPAPSSVQGHNLTEDA